CAAGGCTAATTAGGTCATGCCATTGAACACACGAAGAGGCAAAAACAATAAGGCGAGGACGTCATTGCCATTTCAATATCAAGACCATTCTACCACATTTTGTCATCCTGTGCACGACGGCATTGAAAGCTGCACGCAGAGGGAACCCAattccattttatttttttgattgtgAAGGACACAATGCCATTTTAAAAACCAAAATCCACTCCCGGCAAGGTATTGGAAGTCCTCTATTCTACGAGTATTAAACTATGGTGGGCAAGCATTAAAGCTTTACCCCGTCTTCCTTTGACCAATCCCACTCTCTTCCCACCTTCCCCCTTCTCTTCCCTCtcacctcctttctctctctctcctactTTTCTCCTCATCATTTATAACTACacctctttcttgttcttcttccatAACCTAACATCCTTTTATCAAGCCATATATGCTTCTTTCTATCCATATATCCTTAACGTAGAGAGGAACCGTTTCATTGGTGCTTCCATGGAGAAACCACCTAGAGCAAAGGCCACCAAAATCTTCAGTTTCCTTTCAAAGGCAAACTCCTTCTCCATCCCTCGCCTCCCTTCCTTCAGCCCCGGCCGCGAGAATTCTATGAAATCGAAGGCGCTCCATAACAAGGCCTTCTCAGGCCCGATCATATCGATCGTACCGGTGGAAGCTCGACGTAAGGAGAAGAACGGAGGTGGTTTGGATGTAGAGCCGACCTCCCCGAGGGTCTCATGCATGGGCCAAGTCAAGCACAAGAAAGCTTGCCGCCCGAAGCGGTCCTCGCCGCCACGAGTACAGGAGAGGAAGCCGGCTTTTATCATTCGCGAGATATTTCGACGCAAGGTGAGGCCAGGCCGGAGAATGGATGCCGCGGAGAGCAGCGAGGGGAGGCCGGCAGTGGTTGGTAGAGCGCCATCGTTAGGCCAGATGAAGCGGTTCACAAGCAGGCGGGAGACGTTACGTGATTTCGATTGGAGGAAGGTGGAGAGAAAGCAGGAGGCAGCTACCGGGGATCCAGAGAAGTGTTCTTGCTCCGACGAAGAGAGTGATGAGGAGCATGATATGGCCATTTACCACTCTGCACCAATTACAGTGGGTGGTGGAATGGCGGCTGTGGATCCTAGGAAGGAGGTGAACCTTTGGAAGAGAAGGACCTTGGCTCCACCTGTTCCTCTTCAATTGAAATGAAGGTTTCCGTTCCTTCACTTTGATACTTTGTTGCTGTCCATGTTTGAATCTTTCATAAGGTGGGATAGAGATGTAATCAAAGTGCATGCAATCTTTCCAGAATTTCCTAATGGACGTATCAATAACTCATGTTTTTGAATGCAAACATGCAAAGTGGTATTTCGTTGATTGGCAGACGAGAGTGGATTTGAAGTCAGGCGAAGAAATTGCAAGGGCCTGAAAGGCAGAATCGCCATTGATTTCTCTGGTAGTCCGTTTTGTTTATCACAAGGTTTTTGATACCTTGAAATTGAATAAGTTAAAAGGTTTTGGTACCATTAGACGGATTCTTTATTCAGCAGGCAA
This genomic stretch from Phoenix dactylifera cultivar Barhee BC4 unplaced genomic scaffold, palm_55x_up_171113_PBpolish2nd_filt_p 000254F, whole genome shotgun sequence harbors:
- the LOC103718917 gene encoding uncharacterized protein At1g76070 codes for the protein MEKPPRAKATKIFSFLSKANSFSIPRLPSFSPGRENSMKSKALHNKAFSGPIISIVPVEARRKEKNGGGLDVEPTSPRVSCMGQVKHKKACRPKRSSPPRVQERKPAFIIREIFRRKVRPGRRMDAAESSEGRPAVVGRAPSLGQMKRFTSRRETLRDFDWRKVERKQEAATGDPEKCSCSDEESDEEHDMAIYHSAPITVGGGMAAVDPRKEVNLWKRRTLAPPVPLQLK